One genomic region from Rhodothermales bacterium encodes:
- a CDS encoding trimeric intracellular cation channel family protein codes for MDLLYLVDIAGTVVFAASGALQANRHQLDFLGFMVLATATGVGGGIIRDMMLGATPPAVFQDELYLIVCVVTGAIVFRSAPPLARRWNRVLVADAIGLGVFAAIGAAKGHVFGLGPIGIMMMAALTATGGGVVRDLLVREVPAVIKGGFYATAALLGGLVYWALAGIEIIEPMRVLLTAGTTTGLRFWAMARNISLPTAPELSE; via the coding sequence ATGGATCTGCTCTATCTCGTGGATATCGCCGGCACGGTGGTATTTGCCGCATCCGGGGCCTTGCAGGCCAATCGGCATCAACTTGACTTCCTCGGCTTCATGGTGCTCGCCACGGCCACCGGGGTCGGTGGTGGCATCATCCGGGACATGATGCTGGGTGCCACGCCCCCCGCCGTCTTCCAGGACGAGCTCTATCTCATCGTCTGTGTAGTCACAGGTGCCATCGTATTTCGATCGGCGCCACCATTAGCGAGACGGTGGAATCGCGTGCTGGTAGCCGACGCGATTGGTCTGGGCGTTTTCGCGGCCATCGGGGCCGCCAAAGGGCACGTCTTCGGGCTTGGCCCCATCGGCATCATGATGATGGCGGCCTTGACCGCGACCGGGGGCGGCGTCGTGCGCGACCTGCTGGTCCGTGAGGTCCCCGCTGTCATCAAGGGCGGCTTTTACGCCACGGCCGCCTTACTCGGCGGGCTCGTCTACTGGGCGCTGGCGGGGATCGAAATCATCGAACCCATGCGGGTCTTGCTGACGGCAGGTACTACCACCGGTCTGCGTTTCTGGGCCATGGCCCGCAACATCAGCCTGCCTACCGCGCCCGAACTGAGCGAGTAG
- a CDS encoding LysR family transcriptional regulator, with protein sequence MIESLSLDQLRSFVTIAETGSYTEAAERLYRSQPALSLQIKRLEEQLSTKLFDRSGRVSRLTESGRLLHGYAVRMLELNEEALARLSLVEARGTVRVGVLEEVAHGRLVRLLTRFGRLAAEIRIELEVSTSWELARMIQANDLCLAIANTAYSEIPATPLWTEPYVWAQSVEADFLQERPVPVIIDPVDSPCAGCRAAMTQMGDNGIETDVVFSSISLLATQAAIRAGLGLGIIAESAVTDDMDVLGPETGLPQPLEARIGLYRGTEATGSAAESLHEFLVAHLQQRELAGV encoded by the coding sequence ATGATCGAGTCCTTGTCCCTCGACCAATTGCGCTCCTTTGTGACCATCGCGGAGACCGGCAGCTACACCGAGGCGGCCGAGCGTCTGTACAGATCGCAGCCGGCACTCAGCCTGCAGATAAAGCGGCTCGAAGAGCAGCTCTCCACAAAGCTCTTTGATCGGTCAGGTCGGGTTTCCAGGCTCACGGAGTCGGGCCGGCTACTTCATGGCTACGCCGTGCGCATGCTAGAACTCAATGAGGAGGCGCTGGCCCGGCTGAGTTTGGTCGAGGCGCGCGGAACCGTGCGGGTGGGTGTGTTGGAGGAGGTGGCCCATGGCCGCCTGGTGCGCCTATTGACCCGTTTCGGCCGCTTGGCCGCCGAGATTCGCATTGAACTGGAGGTCTCCACCAGTTGGGAGCTCGCCCGAATGATCCAGGCCAATGACCTCTGCCTGGCCATCGCCAATACGGCCTACTCGGAGATCCCCGCGACACCGCTTTGGACGGAGCCCTACGTGTGGGCGCAAAGCGTCGAAGCCGACTTCCTCCAGGAGCGGCCCGTGCCGGTCATCATCGATCCAGTGGATTCGCCATGTGCCGGTTGTCGCGCGGCCATGACGCAGATGGGCGACAACGGCATCGAAACGGACGTGGTCTTCTCGAGCATCAGCCTGCTTGCCACGCAGGCGGCGATTCGGGCCGGTCTCGGCCTCGGCATCATTGCTGAGTCAGCCGTAACCGACGATATGGATGTTTTGGGCCCTGAGACCGGGCTTCCCCAGCCCCTTGAAGCGCGCATCGGGCTGTACCGTGGCACCGAAGCCACCGGTTCGGCAGCTGAAAGTCTGCACGAGTTTCTGGTCGCTCACCTCCAGCAACGCGAACTCGCCGGAGTCTGA
- a CDS encoding EamA family transporter, whose product MTKAFRLQLLAAFAAIYVIWGSTYLAIVFAIETMPPLLMLGARFGVAGLIVYAWARAKGIATPTRTEWKNAALVGTMTLAAGTGAVAWAEQWVPSGVAALLVTTVPIWMVLLEWQWKRGPMPARTVWLGLGIGVAGILLLVNPAELSGGDTGMLYGSIAILLASMVFSAGAILGRDRELPPRPLMSTAAQMLTGGASLTLAGLLRGEWAAVDVAAITTESWLAWAYLMVFGSIIAYGSFVWLMKNASPARVSTYAYVNPVVAVILGWLLGGEELGGRVLMAMVLLLSAVLLITRFGGGRRRPGGRTARIARVLVNRGGAILSAFAHSMDAPARSMPRLRDSLVALEQVPLRPGVRAGGRLPERAFEVAEIAGAVLRPRVEHGRDADGESASHVR is encoded by the coding sequence ATGACCAAAGCTTTCCGCCTGCAACTGCTGGCCGCGTTCGCTGCCATCTACGTGATCTGGGGGTCCACGTACCTCGCAATCGTTTTCGCGATCGAAACCATGCCCCCGCTCCTGATGCTGGGCGCTCGGTTCGGCGTCGCCGGTCTCATCGTATACGCCTGGGCCAGGGCCAAGGGCATCGCAACGCCGACCCGGACGGAATGGAAGAATGCGGCCCTTGTTGGCACGATGACGCTGGCGGCAGGCACGGGCGCAGTGGCCTGGGCCGAACAGTGGGTGCCCTCCGGGGTGGCCGCGCTGCTGGTCACGACGGTGCCCATCTGGATGGTGTTGCTGGAGTGGCAGTGGAAGCGTGGCCCAATGCCGGCCCGCACGGTCTGGTTGGGTCTGGGTATCGGAGTCGCCGGCATCCTGCTCCTGGTCAATCCGGCTGAATTGAGCGGCGGCGACACCGGCATGCTGTATGGCAGCATCGCCATCCTGCTGGCTTCAATGGTCTTTTCGGCGGGCGCGATTCTCGGGAGGGATCGCGAGCTGCCGCCGCGGCCACTCATGTCGACTGCCGCCCAGATGCTGACGGGAGGCGCCTCGCTGACGCTGGCGGGGCTCCTGAGAGGGGAGTGGGCGGCGGTTGACGTGGCCGCCATCACCACGGAATCCTGGCTGGCATGGGCATACCTCATGGTCTTCGGCTCCATCATCGCCTACGGTTCCTTTGTCTGGCTCATGAAAAACGCCAGCCCGGCCCGCGTGTCGACCTACGCCTACGTCAACCCGGTGGTGGCCGTCATCCTCGGCTGGCTGCTCGGCGGCGAAGAGCTCGGGGGCCGCGTGCTCATGGCCATGGTGCTCCTGCTTAGCGCGGTGCTCCTCATCACGAGGTTCGGGGGCGGGCGCCGACGTCCGGGCGGACGCACGGCCCGCATCGCCCGGGTGCTCGTCAACAGAGGCGGAGCGATTCTATCGGCTTTTGCGCACAGCATGGACGCTCCGGCACGCTCAATGCCCAGACTGAGAGACTCACTCGTAGCGCTCGAACAGGTCCCCCTGCGGCCAGGCGTCCGTGCTGGCGGCCGCTTGCCAGAGCGTGCCTTTGAGGTCGCTGAAATAGCCGGAGCGGTCCTGCGGCCACGAGTTGAGCACGGCCGCGATGCAGACGGAGAATCGGCATCCCATGTACGATGA